The Anopheles merus strain MAF unplaced genomic scaffold, AmerM5.1 LNR4000186, whole genome shotgun sequence genome window below encodes:
- the LOC121601801 gene encoding required for meiotic nuclear division protein 1 homolog, which translates to MTSFISINLFNNCRRFSSTLVLSGWRNASSNATTIGGNVPLTKAAHARTMPASSGPLTIASQQLGHSPYFVSRGRPSSQVQQCNKISSSSIISLHESMQLKKRPRRKREDENEKISRGYKTVTAFATAEEYDLDRLLRALREQNLYEPKQFLSSDNIDTEPDVLHVTAKYKVGDECRDLYFFREGTVVLWNCTDLESSNILRFLRPFEQDSYDEGTVLEESESMLYNQDGIARLKHNSFYVSKSEDADLEKYTFANAMSLSVKLGIWEASLERYIDSMAYVTEDLKKGNKIKITRPEMLRRTGELFALRHVINLSSDLLDTPDFYWDREQLESLYNQTCAYFSISRRTRVMNEKLNHCVELADLISSNLNDDHHVRLEWMIIILIMVEVGFEILHYVDRFS; encoded by the coding sequence ATGACAAGTTTTATCAGCATAAATTTGTTCAACAATTGCCGCCGGTTTTCCTCAACGCTAGTGCTAAGTGGGTGGAGAAATGCTTCCAGCAACGCGACCACCATCGGTGGAAATGTTCCATTGACAAAAGCTGCACACGCCCGAACGATGCCGGCAAGTTCCGGTCCCCTAACCATAGCATCGCAGCAGCTCGGTCACAGTCCGTACTTCGTCAGTCGAGGTAGGCCATCGTCACAAGTGCAACAATGtaacaaaatttcatcatCCTCCATCATCAGTCTGCACGAAAGCATGCAGCTAAAGAAACGGCCGCGCAGAAAACGGGAGGACGAGAACGAAAAGATTTCCCGCGGCTACAAGACGGTCACGGCGTTTGCTACCGCGGAAGAGTACGATCTCGATCGGCTGCTGAGGGCACTGCGCGAACAAAATCTGTACGAACCGAAGCAGTTCCTGTCCAGCGATAATATCGATACGGAACCGGACGTACTGCACGTGACGGCAAAGTACAAGGTGGGCGACGAGTGCCGAGATTTGTACTTTTTCCGCGAGGGCACGGTGGTGCTGTGGAACTGTACCGATCTGGAGAGCAGCAACATTCTGCGGTTCTTGCGCCCGTTCGAGCAGGACTCGTACGACGAGGGTACCGTGCTGGAGGAGAGCGAATCCATGCTTTACAATCAGGATGGTATTGCGCGGTTAAAGCACAACAGCTTCTACGTTTCGAAGTCGGAAGATGCCGATCTGGAAAAGTACACCTTTGCAAATGCAATGTCCCTGTCGGTGAAGCTGGGCATCTGGGAGGCATCGCTCGAGCGCTACATCGACTCGATGGCGTACGTCACGGAGGATCTGAAGAAGGGAAACAAGATCAAAATCACGCGACCGGAAATGCTGCGCCGCACCGGGGAGCTGTTCGCGCTGCGGCACGTCATCAACCTTAGCTCGGATCTGCTCGACACGCCCGACTTTTACTGGGACCGGGAGCAGCTGGAATCGCTGTACAATCAGACCTGCGCATACTTCAGCATCTCCCGGCGGACGCGCGTGATGAACGAGAAGCTAAACCACTGTGTTGAGCTGGCCGATCTGATCAGCTCGAACCTGAATGATGACCATCACGTACGGTTGGAGTGGATGATTATCATCCTTATCATGGTGGAGGTGGGCTTCGAGATATTGCACTACGTGGACAGGTTTtcttaa
- the LOC121601802 gene encoding ADP-ribosylation factor-like protein 13B codes for MGTVFAKCCRKEHENNNDALNILVLGIENSGKTEISFKICHQKRGDYASTKGCRLFETVIADTEIKLIEIGGGSDLRDIWKYYFLDALAVIFVIDASNIHNICESYKIFQNLMAHEFLAGKPFLILANKQDLPESVDCIEICEYLDVEYLANRYRCPCLVEACGNWGTTAYEPNEYDGLTYGIQWLVGTVLAHRQFIMNRINFHKLMLGRDGADASRTIKRPRTGIKSGGSRRRKRKDSRPKTAPSSQQAWLKENDNNYLIKRNSIISVKSIPTSTTTERTNNSSTKATTTSGSGLSVVDEAVEVSQTSSSTEHATVIHVSKDDMTLEDLSLSFSVNETNGKAVELI; via the exons ATGGGAACAGTTTTCGCCAAATGCTGTAGAAAAGAGCATGAAAATAACAA TGATGCGCTAAACATTCTCGTGCTGGGAATTGAGAATTCGGGCAAGACTGAGATATCGTTCAAAATTTGTCATCAAAAGCGGGGTGATTATGCTTCGACCAAAGGATGCCGATTGTTCGAAACTGTGATCG CGGATACTGAGATAAAACTTATCGAAATCGGCGGTGGATCCGACCTTCGAGACATCTGGAAGTACTATTTCTTAGAT GCTCTGGCTGTTATTTTTGTAATCGATGCTTCCAACATACACAACATCTGTGAGTCTTACAAAATATTCCAAAACCTCATGGCGCACGAGTTCCTGGCCGGCAAACCATTCCTCATACTCGCCAACAAGCAGGACCTGCCGGAATCGGTCGATTGTATCGAAATCTGCGAGTATCTGGACGTCGAGTATCTAGCGAACCGGTACCGTTGTCCGTGTCTCGTAGAGGCATGCGGCAATTGGGGCACCACCGCCTACGAACCGAACGAATACGATGGCTTGACCTACGGCATCCAGTGGCTGGTAGGAACGGTGCTTGCCCATCGGCAGTTCATTATGAACCGTATCAACTTCCACAAACTGATGCTGGGACGCGATGGCGCGGATGCATCGAGAACTATTAAAAGGCCGCGCACTGGCATCAAATCCGGGGGCAGCAGAAGACGCAAACGCAAAGACAGCCGTCCGAAAACGGCACCTTCAAGCCAGCAGGCCTGGCTGAAAGAAAACGACAACAATTATCTGATTAAACGAAACAGCATTATCTCCGTAAAGAGTATACCCACCAGCACTACCACGGAACGGACGAACAACTCGAGCACCAAGGCAACTACTACCTCCGGCAGCGGACTTTCGGTCGTAGATGAAGCTGTGGAAGTCAGCcagaccagcagcagcacgg AACATGCCACAGTCATACATGTAAGCAAAGATGATATGACTTTAGAAGATTTGTCCCTTTCTTTCTCCGTCAATGAGACGAATGGAAAAGCGGTGGAACTTATTTGA
- the LOC121601799 gene encoding WASH complex subunit 4-like: METVVSSSHLYATQIKEYGHFLKDYDQKLAQLHLPALSNGPVPSIVRLDYACNNERLPPARMIETNSINSGKSNSATPGTSTLPLNKLLSTFAQLCREIDCLEQEIRALVRTIYDRTEPFRDVEDTDRPPLLWIAQNIDLMATVQCHYERLRDVGVLLLRQIGAFFDEEASYGRAKRTKKNGLDGKSPPSLDVDYLFDYIGKLLRVALELDHIIGKTHLKAHWRSFAHKLRQPTKSAPSNKAGFRDLLFVCQAIGFWIGDESMPEVTGERRLLEALYKVKTRFDPVCSGEAFSDRFMKFLKRKLTNLTACAKTTPNGVDFTQSKDVIGVNVLLNFALYLFLPIEQRMLKNLFELNLKFPLIPLEDNFPWQPDEFIQAHGHKLLRDYDASAAPISVSTPLSTSFDYQKARDAQLQALEKSATAAVLCLHAASWLVEAHVQLRNRPPVPGASQDDGNFTLEKLRIKCGLLLEGVRLVREMEYVLGTLYALYGRRATERTDRLIQYRRMVVEFLLSSTRRSVTVPCLQFIVQHQQHKIYTIVNNAKKKLLREAKESKSTANGSLWLEKISTIDVLEKCLHGPATPERVGLAQLTIALCHGSASNGGPPLLALTDDAYRKVESLLNRLATFIDWERECNRLDVAGKYTPLLGPSARLDALSVSVVPMSNRIEAFIRWDFHGKWHQIEPFDPFRDGCDAAMGEQNHTQKLVFAFLRTKLTQEPDGRWLSARHSVAHHLSDVFYTLSTISPSEWRIYREMRSIVDRKYGIRLVEDQLPRTTAEDRRGPRGHGQDDDVLALMEDFETFIGSYGYDLHGQLFIERQQAAAPASGGSTSGGGVLNVVKIEHIANSIKRHGPGIISTVVNYAFQFLRQKLFTFSHFLYDEQIHSRLAADAKKLVTDSNDSAGTGASSGVNAANYTYDRALAFNRRIRNLGLSDDGETYVDLFRKLICQIGNAMAFIRMLHAGALHECTGAAEFVSNPPTAAEASEHDQAQSSEPTVGSPGNQSAVNIWRQDMATVRTSWRLENEFFRLLLNAFDGLRRRRPTHADGESSAPADSFAHLELFYLIIPPLTISYVEAMLKAKETIAKKDRHGTFLPTDDGFVMGLSYLLTLLNQTAAFNSLHWFKEVHTKYAREMGKLNQQTAGGTSNPLQQSSTMEPSDEKMLPTVSLTRKRLNAMQHEFELLQYNLSSSKIFFK, from the exons ATGGAGACGGTTGTTTCGTCAA GCCATCTGTACGCAACGCAGATCAAGGAGTACGGTCATTTCCTGAAAGATTATGATCAAAAGCTAGCCCAGCTCCACTTGCCTGCCCTTTCGAACGGACCCGTGCCCAGCATCGTGCGATTGGACTACGCGTGCAATAATGAGCGGCTGCCGCCCGCTCGCATGATAGAGACCAATAGCATCAACAGTGGCAAATCGAACAGTGCCACACCCGGCACTAGCACCCTACCGCTGAACAAGCTACTGTCCACCTTTGCGCAACTGTGCCGTGAGATCGATTGTCTGGAGCAGGAGATACGGGCGCTGGTACGCACTATTTACGATCGCACCGAACCATTCCGTGATGTGGAGGATACCGATCGTCCGCCTCTGCTATGGATTGCTCAGAATATCGACCTGATGGCAACGGTGCAGTGCCACTACGAACGTCTCCGAGATGTCGGcgttctgctgctgcgtcAAATCGGTGCCTTTTTTGACGAGGAAGCATCGTACGGCCGAGCGAAGCGCACGAAAAAGAATGGTCTGGATGGGAAGTCACCACCGTCGTTGGATGTAGAC TATCTCTTCGACTATATTGGAAAACTGTTACGCGTCGCCCTGGAACTCGATCATATAATAGGCAAGACTCACCTCAAAGCGCACTGGCGATCGTTCGCTCATAAGCTTCGCCAGCCGACTAAAAGCGCTCCGTCGAACAAGGCCGGCTTCCGCGATCTTCTGTTCGTGTGCCAAGCGATTGGCTTTTGGATTGGGGATGAGTCCATGCCGGAAGTGACGGGCGAAAGGCGCCTTCTCGAGGCACTGTACAAGGTGAAAACGCGCTTCGATCCGGTTTGCTCCGGGGAAGCCTTTAGCGATCGGTTCATGAAGTTTTTGAAGCGAAAGCTTACCAACCTTACGGCGTGTGCAAAGACGACACCAAACGGAGTAGATTTCACACAATCGAAGGATGTTATTGGCGTGAACGTGCTGCTGAATTTCGCCCTCTATCTCTTTCTGCCGATCGAGCAGCGCATGTTGAAGAATCTTTTCGAGCTAAACCTGAAG TTCCCCCTGATTCCGCTGGAGGACAATTTCCCCTGGCAGCCGGACGAGTTCATACAGGCGCATGGGCATAAGCTGCTGCGGGATTACGACGCGAGTGCGGCTCCAATTTCCGTCAGTACGCCGCTGTCTACGTCGTTCGATTATCAGAAGGCACGGGACGCGCAACTGCAGGCGCTGGAAAAATCGGCTACAGCTGCCGTTCTCTGTCTGCATGCGGCCAGCTGGCTGGTGGAGGCTCATGTGCAGTTGCGCAACCGGCCACCCGTGCCCGGGGCTTCTCAGGATGATGGCAATTTTACGCTGGAAAAATTGCGCATCAAATGTGGCCTGCTGCTGGAGGGTGTACGACTCGTGCGCGAGATGGAATACGTGCTGGGAACACTGTACGCGCTGTACGGTCGACGGGCTACGGAAAGGACGGACCGATTGATACAGTACCGGCGCATGGTGGTAGAGTTTTTGCTGTCCTCCACTCGCCGTTCCGTCACTGTGCCCTGCCTGCAGTTTATCgttcagcatcagcagcataaAATCTACACCATTGTTAATAATGCCAAG AAAAAATTGCTCCGCGAAGCAAAGGAATCCAAATCCACCGCCAATGGGTCGCTCTGGCTGGAGAAGATTTCCACTATCGATGTGTTGGAAAAGTGCCTTCACGGTCCGGCCACACCAGAACGGGTGGGGTTGGCACAACTGACCATTGCCCTGTGCCACGGAAGTGCGTCCAACGGCGGACCTCCTCTGCTAGCGCTGACGGATGACGCGTACCGCAAGGTGGAGTCACTGCTGAACCGCCTGGCCACCTTCATCGACTGGGAGCGGGAGTGCAATCGTCTCGACGTTGCCGGCAAATATACGCCCCTGCTGGGCCCGAGTGCCCGGCTGGATGCACTCTCCGTGAGTGTCGTTCCCATGAGCAACCGGATCGAAGCATTCATACGATGGGACTTTCACGGCAAGTGGCATCAGATCGAACCGTTCGATCCGTTCCGCGACGGATGCGACGCGGCAATGGGTGAACAAAACCACACGCAGAAGCTGGTGTTTGCGTTTCTGCGCACGAAGCTCACGCAGGAGCCGGATGGACGATGGCTGTCCGCACGGCATTCGGTTGCGCATCATTTGAGCGATGTGTTCTACACGCTTTCGACCATCTCACCGTCCGAGTGGCGCATCTATCGCGAAATGCGCTCCATCGTAGACCGGAAGTACGGTATACGGTTGGTGGAGGACCAGTTGCCACGGACGACGGCCGAGGATAGGCGGGGCCCGCGTGGTCACGGACAGGACGACGATGTGCTGGCGCTGATGGAAGATTTCGAAACGTTCATCGGCTCGTACGGGTACGATTTGCACGGCCAGCTGTTTATTGAGCGTCAGCAGGCAGCGGCACCGGCAAGCGGCGGTAGCACCAGTGGTGGCGGTGTGCTCAATGTGGTCAAAATTGAACACATTGCCAATTCCATCAAGCGCCACGGGCCTGGAATTATAAGCACAGTG GTAAACTATGCATTCCAGTTCCTGCGCCAGAAGCTGTTCACATTTTCCCACTTCCTGTACGACGAGCAAATACACTCCCGGCTGGCTGCGGATGCGAAAAAGCTCGTTACTGACAGTAACGACTCAGCGGGAACTGGTGCATCGTCCGGTGTGAATGCTGCCAATTATACGTACGACCGGGCGCTCGCGTTCAACCGACGCATCCGAAACCTTGGCCTGTCGGACGATGGTGAAACATACGTCGATCTGTTCCGCAAACTGATCTGTCAAATTG GCAATGCGATGGCTTTCATACGGATGCTGCATGCCGGTGCGCTGCACGAGTGCACCGGTGCCGCCGAGTTCGTCTCGAATCCTCCAACGGCAGCGGAAGCGTCAGAGCACGATCAGGCACAATCAAGCGAACCGACCGTTGGCTCCCCGGGTAATCAGTCGGCCGTTAACATATGGCGTCAAGATATGGCCACCGTTCGGACAAGCTGGCGACTGGAGAATGAGTTTTTCCGCCTGCTGCTGAATGCGTTCGACGGGTTGCGGCGCCGTCGGCCGACCCATGCGGATGGCGAAAGCTCTGCACCAGCGGACAGCTTTGCGCATTTAGAGCTGTTTTATCTGATCATACCGCCGCTGACGATCAGCTACGTCGAGGCGATGCTGAAGGCAAAGGAAACGATCGCTAAAAAAGATCGGCACGGAACGTTTCTGCCAACGGACGATGGTTTCGTGATGG GGCTTTCCTATCTGCTGACGCTGCTCAACCAAACGGCAGCGTTCAATTCGCTGCACTGGTTCAAGGAGGTACACACCAAATATGCCCGTGAAATGGGCAAACTGAATCAGCAGACGGCCGGTGGGACCTCCAATCCGCTGCAGCAATCCTCCACGATGGAACCGTCGGACGAAAAGATGCTGCCAACAGTATCGCTCACACGCAAACGGCTGAACGCGATGCAGCATGAGTTTGAACTGTTGCAATACAATTTGTCCAGCTCgaagatatttttcaaatag
- the LOC121601804 gene encoding ribosomal protein 63, mitochondrial-like: MMTDVESYENNRISHFPHALRNKMRLSVVNFFKKSVNGHIFRGKYRLVKRVTPRSTQTLIREYEQTEANMKLLLHPYLSKEQSSGHAKELGKKEQLVAKWRAEQLKMKPHVTIAERLAHLQVKNVWD; the protein is encoded by the exons ATGATGACAGATGTAGAAAGTTATGAAAACAATCGCATTTCTCATTTTCCGCACGCACTTCGTAACAAAATGAGGCTTTCGGTGGTAAATTTCTTCAAGAAAAGTGTAAATGGACACATTTTCCGCGGTAAATATCGATTGGTGAAACGGGTAACGCCTCGCTCGACCCAGACCCTCATTCGAGAGTACGAACAAACGGAGGCCAACATGAAACTGCTGCTCCATCCGTACCTGTCCAAG GAACAATCTAGCGGCCATGCGAAGGAGCTGGGTAAGAAGGAACAGCTCGTGGCCAAATGGCGAGCGGAACAGCTCAAGATGAAACCGCACGTCACGATAGCGGAACGATTGGCACACCTGCAGGTCAAAAATGTGTGGGATTAG
- the LOC121601803 gene encoding protein SREK1IP1-like, giving the protein MEYLTGLSQKENVRAACKKCGFPGHLTYQCRNYLTVDPQSQAVVPVQKRPGSESPEQNYLTPLQELRKQEEEEEKRKAEKAARKERKERARRVKEARKEKKKRKHRKRSRSSRSDDSDSSDRSTSSSSSSSSSDSKHKKKTKKRYRKREVKQSKREVKKSKKVRHRRKRKDSDSSSDS; this is encoded by the exons atggAGTACCTAACAGGTCTATCGCAAAAGGAGAATGTTCGCGCAGCCTGCAAAAAGTGTGGCTTTCCAGGACACCTGACGTATCAGTGCCGGAACTACCTGACG GTCGATCCGCAAAGCCAAGCCGTAGTACCGGTCCAAAAGCGTCCAGGTAGTGAATCGCCCGAACAGAACTACCTCACACCACTGCAAGAGCTCCGGAagcaggaagaggaagaagaaaagcgcAAAGCAGAGAAAGCGGCCCGCAAAGAACGCAAGGAACGGGCACGCCGCGTAAAGGAGGCACGCaaggagaaaaagaagcgCAAGCATCGGAAAAGATCCCGCTCGAGCAGATCGGACGATAGCGATAGTTCGGATAGGagcactagcagcagcagtagtagtagtagtagcgaTAGTaagcacaaaaagaaaaccaaaaagcGATACAGGAAAAGGGAAgtgaagcaaagcaaaagggaAGTGAAAAAGTCCAAAAAGGTTAGGCACAGGCGCAAGCGAAAGGATTCCGACAGTAGCTCGGACAGCTAG
- the LOC121601800 gene encoding apoptosis-inducing factor 3-like isoform X2, whose product MMSYLASKVTAAASTSNGGAAGTHDDDFIEAVVCQESEIGENQMKQVELGEGKVLLVRQNGKLSAIGNKCSHYGAMLVTGALGEGRVRCPWHGACFNVETGDIEDFPGMDSLPCYRVTVGEAGEVKVRAKRTELATNKRTRVMAKRAVQDDRTYVVIGGGPSGATCAETLRQEGFTGRIVMINKEPCLPYDRVKVSKTMDLNLEKVLLRTQQFYDENDIEVMLGTAVTKLDGATHELTLDNGYKIRYDKAYIATGSNPRRPPIEGASLGNVCVLRTAADAKQVNEQLAPEKRVVILGTSFIGLEAAAYCVNKVARVTVIGRGAVPLKESFGEAIGQRVMELFEEKGVQFVMNSGIRRCIGAEGTVQQVELTDGTLLDADICIFGIGSTLYTEFLQGSGISLNRNGSINTDQYLESNLEGVYVGGDIANAPVHSNDGQQATIGHYPLAQYHGRVAALNMIGKATPLKAVPFFWTVLFGKSFRYCGYGQPDEVIIDGDLAALKFVAFYIGKGGRVIGMSSCQRDPVVAQFAEYSSQGKVLHKEDLTPNPLGWVPA is encoded by the exons ATGATGTCGTATCTCg CATCCAAGGTTACGGCGGCTGCGTCCACGAGCAATGGAGGGGCAGCAGGCACGCACGATGACGATTTCATCGAAGCCGTCGTGTGCCAGGAGTCGGAGATTGGCGAGAACCAGATGAAGCAGGTCGAGTTGGGCGAGGGCAAGGTGCTGCTGGTACGGCAGAACGGGAAGCTTTCGGCCATCGGCAACAAATGCTCCCACTACGGTGCCATGCTCGTGACCGGTGCGCTGGGCGAAGGACGCGTCCGGTGCCCTTGGCATGGAGCGTGCTTCAACGTGGAGACGGGCGATATCGAAGACTTCCCGGGGATGGATTCGCTGCCCTGCTACCGCGTCACCGTTGGCGAGGCGGGTGAGGTGAAAGTGCGCGCCAAGCGCACCGAACTGGCCACCAACAAGCGGACGCGCGTGATGGCCAAACGGGCGGTGCAGGACGACCGCACGTACGTCGTCATCGGTGGCGGCCCGTCGGGAGCGACGTGTGCGGAAACGCTGCGACAGGAAGGATTCACCGGGCGGATAGTGATGATCAACAAGGAACCATGCCTACCGTACGACCGGGTGAAGGTGAGCAAAACGATGGACCTGAACCTGGAAAAGGTCCTGCTGCGGACGCAGCAGTTCTACGACGAGAACGACATCGAGGTCATGCTGGGCACTGCCGTAACGAAGCTGGACGGTGCCACGCACGAACTCACGCTCGACAATGGGTACAAGATCCGGTACGATAAGGCGTACATTGCGACTGGTTCGAATCCTCGCCGGCCTCCGATTGAGGGCGCTAGCCTGGGCAACGTGTGCGTGCTGCGTACGGCGGCCGATGCCAAGCAGGTTAACGAGCAACTCGCGCCGGAAAAGCGGGTGGTCATACTGGGCACGAGCTTCATCGGACTCGAGGCGGCCGCCTACTGCGTGAACAAGGTAGCCAGGGTGACGGTCATCGGTCGCGGTGCCGTTCCGCTGAAGGAATCGTTTGGCGAAGCGATCGGCCAGCGGGTCATGGAGCTGTTTGAGGAGAAGGGCGTGCAGTTCGTGATGAATTCCGGCATCCGGCGGTGCATCGGAGCGGAGGGTACGGTGCAGCAGGTCGAGCTGACCGACGGTACCCTGCTCGATGCggatatttgcatttttggcaTCGGTTCGACGCTGTACACGGAGTTTCTGCAGGGCTCGGGTATCAGCCTGAATCGCAACGGATCGATCAACACCGACCAGTATTTAGAGTCGAATCTGGAAGGTGTGTATGTCGGGGGCGATATTGCGAACGCACCAGTCCACTCAAACGATGGCCAGCAGGCTACCATCGGCCACTATCCGCTCGCACAGTATCACGGCCGGGTGGCGGCACTGAACATGATCGGCAAGGCGACACCCCTCAAAGCGGTCCCATTCTTCTGGACGGTACTGTTCGGCAAGTCGTTCCGATATTGCGGATACGGCCAGCCCGACGAGGTGATCATTGACGGAGATCTGGCCGCCCTAAAGTTCGTGGCGTTCTACATCGGTAAGGGGGGACGGGTGATAGGGATGTCATCATGCCAGCGAGATCCGGTGGTGGCCCAGTTTGCAGAGTATTCCTCGCAGGGTAAAGTGTTGCACAAGGAAGACCTGACGCCCAACCCGCTGGGCTGGGTACCGGCGTAA
- the LOC121601800 gene encoding apoptosis-inducing factor 3-like isoform X1 → MGCSSSKAVRNSNESLAKASKVTAAASTSNGGAAGTHDDDFIEAVVCQESEIGENQMKQVELGEGKVLLVRQNGKLSAIGNKCSHYGAMLVTGALGEGRVRCPWHGACFNVETGDIEDFPGMDSLPCYRVTVGEAGEVKVRAKRTELATNKRTRVMAKRAVQDDRTYVVIGGGPSGATCAETLRQEGFTGRIVMINKEPCLPYDRVKVSKTMDLNLEKVLLRTQQFYDENDIEVMLGTAVTKLDGATHELTLDNGYKIRYDKAYIATGSNPRRPPIEGASLGNVCVLRTAADAKQVNEQLAPEKRVVILGTSFIGLEAAAYCVNKVARVTVIGRGAVPLKESFGEAIGQRVMELFEEKGVQFVMNSGIRRCIGAEGTVQQVELTDGTLLDADICIFGIGSTLYTEFLQGSGISLNRNGSINTDQYLESNLEGVYVGGDIANAPVHSNDGQQATIGHYPLAQYHGRVAALNMIGKATPLKAVPFFWTVLFGKSFRYCGYGQPDEVIIDGDLAALKFVAFYIGKGGRVIGMSSCQRDPVVAQFAEYSSQGKVLHKEDLTPNPLGWVPA, encoded by the exons ATGGGCTGCAGTTCGTCAAAGGCGGTTCGCAATTCGAACGAATCCCTCGCCAAAG CATCCAAGGTTACGGCGGCTGCGTCCACGAGCAATGGAGGGGCAGCAGGCACGCACGATGACGATTTCATCGAAGCCGTCGTGTGCCAGGAGTCGGAGATTGGCGAGAACCAGATGAAGCAGGTCGAGTTGGGCGAGGGCAAGGTGCTGCTGGTACGGCAGAACGGGAAGCTTTCGGCCATCGGCAACAAATGCTCCCACTACGGTGCCATGCTCGTGACCGGTGCGCTGGGCGAAGGACGCGTCCGGTGCCCTTGGCATGGAGCGTGCTTCAACGTGGAGACGGGCGATATCGAAGACTTCCCGGGGATGGATTCGCTGCCCTGCTACCGCGTCACCGTTGGCGAGGCGGGTGAGGTGAAAGTGCGCGCCAAGCGCACCGAACTGGCCACCAACAAGCGGACGCGCGTGATGGCCAAACGGGCGGTGCAGGACGACCGCACGTACGTCGTCATCGGTGGCGGCCCGTCGGGAGCGACGTGTGCGGAAACGCTGCGACAGGAAGGATTCACCGGGCGGATAGTGATGATCAACAAGGAACCATGCCTACCGTACGACCGGGTGAAGGTGAGCAAAACGATGGACCTGAACCTGGAAAAGGTCCTGCTGCGGACGCAGCAGTTCTACGACGAGAACGACATCGAGGTCATGCTGGGCACTGCCGTAACGAAGCTGGACGGTGCCACGCACGAACTCACGCTCGACAATGGGTACAAGATCCGGTACGATAAGGCGTACATTGCGACTGGTTCGAATCCTCGCCGGCCTCCGATTGAGGGCGCTAGCCTGGGCAACGTGTGCGTGCTGCGTACGGCGGCCGATGCCAAGCAGGTTAACGAGCAACTCGCGCCGGAAAAGCGGGTGGTCATACTGGGCACGAGCTTCATCGGACTCGAGGCGGCCGCCTACTGCGTGAACAAGGTAGCCAGGGTGACGGTCATCGGTCGCGGTGCCGTTCCGCTGAAGGAATCGTTTGGCGAAGCGATCGGCCAGCGGGTCATGGAGCTGTTTGAGGAGAAGGGCGTGCAGTTCGTGATGAATTCCGGCATCCGGCGGTGCATCGGAGCGGAGGGTACGGTGCAGCAGGTCGAGCTGACCGACGGTACCCTGCTCGATGCggatatttgcatttttggcaTCGGTTCGACGCTGTACACGGAGTTTCTGCAGGGCTCGGGTATCAGCCTGAATCGCAACGGATCGATCAACACCGACCAGTATTTAGAGTCGAATCTGGAAGGTGTGTATGTCGGGGGCGATATTGCGAACGCACCAGTCCACTCAAACGATGGCCAGCAGGCTACCATCGGCCACTATCCGCTCGCACAGTATCACGGCCGGGTGGCGGCACTGAACATGATCGGCAAGGCGACACCCCTCAAAGCGGTCCCATTCTTCTGGACGGTACTGTTCGGCAAGTCGTTCCGATATTGCGGATACGGCCAGCCCGACGAGGTGATCATTGACGGAGATCTGGCCGCCCTAAAGTTCGTGGCGTTCTACATCGGTAAGGGGGGACGGGTGATAGGGATGTCATCATGCCAGCGAGATCCGGTGGTGGCCCAGTTTGCAGAGTATTCCTCGCAGGGTAAAGTGTTGCACAAGGAAGACCTGACGCCCAACCCGCTGGGCTGGGTACCGGCGTAA